A genomic region of Halococcus sediminicola contains the following coding sequences:
- a CDS encoding GNAT family N-acetyltransferase, producing MPGARIERGERVTLRTIEEKDIPFTQRASANPEIRYPLGSPLRNREEVENWDTESTDRFLVSLDDDAGPGQPDEGETKPIGVVAVEDADWKRPELGYWLVPEVHGEGYGTEAVALVVEYVFRSYETPAIGAGAFDFNDASQGLLESLGFSEEGRRRKYMFVDGAHRDMIQYGLLREEWREQHDS from the coding sequence ATGCCCGGCGCACGCATCGAGCGCGGCGAGCGCGTCACGCTCCGAACCATCGAAGAGAAGGATATTCCGTTCACACAGCGCGCATCGGCCAATCCGGAAATCCGCTACCCGCTCGGCTCCCCGCTCAGGAACCGCGAGGAGGTCGAAAACTGGGATACCGAAAGCACTGACCGCTTTCTCGTCAGTCTCGACGACGATGCGGGTCCCGGCCAACCCGACGAGGGAGAGACGAAACCCATCGGCGTCGTCGCCGTCGAGGACGCCGACTGGAAACGTCCCGAACTCGGTTACTGGCTCGTCCCGGAGGTCCACGGCGAGGGCTACGGCACCGAGGCGGTCGCGCTCGTCGTCGAGTACGTCTTCCGGAGCTACGAGACGCCCGCCATCGGCGCGGGTGCGTTCGACTTCAACGACGCTTCCCAGGGACTGCTCGAATCGCTCGGCTTCAGCGAGGAGGGCCGCCGTCGCAAATACATGTTCGTCGACGGCGCACACCGCGACATGATTCAGTACGGCTTGTTGCGGGAGGAGTGGCGCGAACAGCACGATTCGTGA
- the dph2 gene encoding diphthamide biosynthesis enzyme Dph2 — protein MSHTSESKSGDLTKTGMSLKHDREWDYELDRIVEAVEERDAKKVGLQFPEGLKRRGPAVTDDLRALLPDDVRVLLSGQPCYGACDLDTYMMRRTDVFVHFGHSPMKESDKIIYVPLFSNVDVEPILEDSLDELADPAENPDVGLVTTAQHMNKFEEMRAWLEEREFDVHTRRGDERLTHEGQVLGCNYASADIDADQVLYVGGGKFHPLGLAMEHPDKRVVIADPVNNAVSIADTEKFLKQRYGAVHRAMDARKWGVIFCTKIGQGRYDQAEKIVEENDDAYLITMDEVTPDRLRNFDMDAFVNTGCPRITTDDGPRFHKPMLTPGEYEIAVGNEPLENLSFDTFHGTW, from the coding sequence ATGAGCCATACGTCGGAATCGAAGTCGGGTGACCTCACCAAGACGGGAATGTCGCTCAAGCACGACCGTGAGTGGGACTACGAACTCGACAGGATAGTGGAAGCGGTCGAGGAGCGCGACGCGAAGAAGGTCGGTCTCCAGTTCCCCGAGGGGCTGAAGCGCCGCGGTCCCGCGGTCACCGACGACCTGCGCGCACTCCTGCCCGACGACGTTCGGGTACTCCTGTCGGGCCAGCCTTGCTATGGCGCCTGCGACCTCGACACCTACATGATGCGCCGCACGGACGTGTTCGTCCACTTCGGCCACTCGCCGATGAAAGAGTCGGACAAGATCATCTACGTCCCGCTCTTCTCGAACGTCGACGTCGAGCCGATCCTCGAAGACTCTCTGGACGAACTCGCAGACCCCGCCGAGAACCCCGACGTCGGCCTCGTGACGACCGCCCAGCACATGAACAAGTTCGAGGAGATGCGCGCGTGGCTCGAGGAGCGAGAGTTCGACGTCCACACACGCCGCGGCGACGAGCGGCTCACCCACGAGGGGCAGGTCTTGGGCTGTAACTACGCCTCGGCGGACATCGACGCCGACCAAGTGCTCTACGTGGGCGGCGGGAAGTTCCATCCCCTCGGACTGGCGATGGAACACCCTGACAAGCGGGTCGTCATCGCCGATCCCGTCAACAACGCCGTCTCGATCGCCGACACCGAGAAATTCCTCAAACAGCGCTACGGGGCCGTCCACCGCGCGATGGATGCACGGAAATGGGGCGTCATCTTCTGTACGAAGATCGGCCAGGGTCGCTACGACCAGGCCGAGAAGATCGTCGAGGAGAACGACGACGCCTACCTCATCACGATGGACGAGGTGACGCCCGACAGGCTCCGGAACTTCGACATGGACGCGTTCGTCAACACTGGGTGTCCGAGAATTACGACCGACGACGGTCCGCGATTCCACAAACCGATGCTCACGCCGGGCGAGTACGAGATCGCCGTCGGCAACGAACCGCTGGAGAACCTCTCGTTCGATACTTTCCACGGCACGTGGTAG
- a CDS encoding bifunctional metallophosphatase/5'-nucleotidase: MAPRLLHYADIENAYDDPERIGRLAGLIDQLRDSETVVCGAGDNTAPGVLSLVTQGRQALDFYRAVEPDAEVFGNHDFDYGVEATRELVGDSPQPWLGANVFEEGERFATDAGALAHTVVETDAHRIGLVGVATPDTPVMTPEADDLEFTASVAAVAESVEALEGEVDYTVVLSHCGDDTELAAELDVDAVLGGHDHTAHTERIAGTLVARPGANGRRLLDVELGDDEATLTAHAVLDGPLDEDVETALRKRMDETGLSEVVTTLDTPLELEKRDRYGGESRVGNVVTDALRWRADTEVAMLRAGIRESDPLSGTVTAVDLVGVLPFDNDLVVLELTGEQLLESFRECDHSYRYPEVPDWRVGHVSGATLVWDEPGQLVEARVGGEPVAPDRTYSVAVDFHHVESDHLFSAFDERDVVRTVGKAYEALVEYAREFGIDPEIEGRIRRPAVEQSEIR, encoded by the coding sequence ATGGCCCCGCGCCTGTTGCACTACGCCGATATCGAGAACGCCTACGACGACCCGGAACGCATCGGGCGGCTCGCCGGACTCATCGATCAGTTGCGCGACAGCGAGACCGTCGTGTGCGGAGCGGGCGACAACACCGCGCCCGGCGTGCTCTCGCTCGTCACGCAGGGCCGGCAGGCGCTCGATTTCTACCGTGCCGTCGAGCCGGACGCCGAGGTATTCGGCAACCACGACTTCGATTACGGCGTCGAGGCCACGCGAGAACTCGTCGGCGACTCCCCACAGCCGTGGCTCGGCGCGAACGTCTTCGAAGAGGGCGAGCGCTTCGCCACCGACGCGGGAGCACTCGCGCATACGGTCGTCGAGACTGATGCTCATCGCATCGGCCTCGTGGGCGTGGCGACCCCCGACACGCCGGTGATGACGCCCGAAGCGGACGACCTCGAATTCACCGCCTCGGTCGCGGCCGTCGCCGAAAGCGTCGAAGCACTCGAAGGCGAGGTGGATTACACGGTCGTGCTCTCACACTGTGGCGATGACACCGAACTGGCGGCGGAACTCGACGTCGATGCGGTTCTCGGCGGGCACGACCACACGGCCCACACAGAGCGCATCGCTGGAACGCTCGTCGCGCGGCCCGGCGCGAACGGCCGACGGCTGCTCGACGTTGAACTCGGGGACGACGAAGCGACGCTGACCGCCCACGCCGTGCTGGACGGGCCGCTGGACGAAGATGTCGAAACGGCGCTCCGCAAGCGGATGGACGAGACGGGATTGTCGGAGGTGGTGACGACGCTCGATACGCCTCTCGAACTCGAAAAGCGAGACCGATACGGTGGCGAGAGCCGCGTCGGCAACGTCGTGACCGATGCCCTTCGCTGGCGAGCCGACACGGAGGTAGCGATGCTCAGAGCCGGCATCCGGGAGAGCGACCCGCTCTCGGGAACAGTGACTGCCGTGGACCTCGTCGGCGTGTTGCCCTTCGACAACGATCTCGTGGTCCTCGAACTCACCGGCGAGCAACTGCTCGAGTCCTTCCGCGAGTGCGACCACTCCTATCGCTATCCCGAGGTCCCTGACTGGAGGGTTGGTCACGTCAGTGGTGCGACTCTGGTGTGGGACGAACCCGGACAACTCGTCGAGGCGCGGGTCGGTGGCGAACCTGTTGCCCCCGACCGGACGTACTCCGTCGCGGTCGATTTTCACCACGTCGAGAGCGACCACCTCTTTTCGGCGTTCGACGAACGCGACGTGGTTCGAACAGTTGGGAAAGCCTACGAGGCGCTCGTCGAGTACGCCCGCGAATTCGGTATCGACCCGGAAATCGAAGGTCGGATACGACGGCCGGCGGTCGAGCAGTCAGAAATCCGCTGA
- a CDS encoding YlbF family regulator, with amino-acid sequence MSTESEVDAGVEATTRDEPETVAGDLGAAIADTPEYERFVESKAAVEKSPEAQKKVQEFERLRDEFVQARQTGEATQDDLETLQSAQQDLHTVPAMAEFLEAQEALDARLERVNQEIAADLAIDFGDRVGGCCND; translated from the coding sequence ATGAGCACCGAATCGGAGGTCGACGCCGGCGTCGAAGCCACGACACGGGACGAACCCGAAACCGTCGCGGGCGATCTCGGCGCGGCCATCGCCGACACGCCGGAGTACGAGCGCTTCGTCGAGTCGAAAGCCGCTGTCGAGAAAAGCCCCGAAGCCCAGAAGAAGGTTCAGGAGTTCGAGCGCCTGCGCGACGAGTTCGTGCAGGCTCGCCAGACCGGCGAGGCCACACAGGACGACCTCGAAACGCTCCAAAGTGCCCAGCAGGACCTTCACACGGTGCCGGCGATGGCCGAGTTCCTCGAAGCGCAGGAAGCCCTCGATGCGCGTCTCGAACGGGTGAACCAAGAGATCGCCGCCGATCTCGCCATCGACTTCGGCGACCGGGTCGGTGGCTGCTGTAACGACTAA
- a CDS encoding DUF7550 family protein: protein MSDDAPTEPRESEAGQEQATDTENETMVEGDHESRESHPDAAGEGTHGSVEPVATRETAPMSDFSGREVGIGALVALVGLVVVFAIPLALTLG, encoded by the coding sequence ATGAGCGACGACGCGCCGACCGAGCCGCGCGAGTCAGAGGCCGGCCAGGAGCAGGCGACCGACACCGAAAACGAGACGATGGTCGAGGGCGACCACGAGAGCCGCGAGAGCCACCCCGACGCGGCGGGCGAGGGAACTCATGGAAGCGTCGAACCGGTCGCCACCCGCGAGACGGCCCCGATGAGCGACTTCTCGGGCCGCGAAGTCGGTATCGGCGCGCTCGTGGCGCTCGTCGGTCTCGTGGTCGTGTTTGCGATTCCGCTCGCGCTCACGCTCGGCTGA
- a CDS encoding alpha/beta hydrolase: MPADLPLEHVHVDPDSLTEGPAPAVFVLHGRGADEQDLLPVAQRLPDELHIVSLRAPDRLMQGYTWYEMVMPDGDLHRSQPDEEEFRRSLDLVAENIEAAIERYDLAPGRIGLLGFSQGAITSLSLLCEQPDRFAWVVCLHGYLAETHADSAPNGIAGTPVFVGSGTADRMIPAQRAERAADRLREMGCAVESHQYESAHGIGPDELADVVAWIESRLR; encoded by the coding sequence ATGCCCGCCGACCTCCCGCTCGAACACGTCCACGTGGACCCCGATAGCCTCACCGAGGGACCCGCACCGGCGGTGTTCGTCCTTCACGGTCGCGGCGCGGACGAGCAGGACCTGCTTCCCGTGGCCCAGCGCCTGCCCGACGAACTCCACATCGTCAGCCTGCGCGCGCCGGACCGACTCATGCAAGGCTATACGTGGTACGAGATGGTGATGCCCGACGGTGATCTCCATCGCAGCCAACCCGACGAGGAGGAGTTCCGCCGGAGCCTCGATCTCGTCGCCGAGAACATCGAGGCTGCGATCGAGCGCTACGACCTCGCACCAGGGAGAATCGGACTGCTCGGATTCAGTCAGGGGGCCATCACGAGCCTCTCGCTTTTGTGCGAGCAGCCGGACCGGTTCGCGTGGGTCGTCTGTTTACATGGGTATCTGGCCGAAACACACGCCGACAGCGCGCCCAATGGTATCGCGGGCACACCGGTGTTCGTCGGTTCGGGCACCGCCGACCGGATGATTCCCGCCCAGCGCGCCGAGCGGGCCGCCGACCGCCTCCGTGAGATGGGTTGTGCGGTCGAGTCCCACCAGTACGAGAGCGCCCACGGTATCGGCCCGGACGAACTCGCCGACGTGGTGGCGTGGATCGAATCTCGACTCCGCTGA
- a CDS encoding aldo/keto reductase — translation MATENRSDTFDIGGEDTVHRLGYGAMRLTGEEIIGPPDDEEEAKDVLQRATELGVDFIDTADSYGPAVSERLIGEALAPYEDVFVATKGGLWRDDRDASWPRCGQPGYIRNSILGSLDRLKVDQIDLYQYHRPDPDIDYAEAVETFADLTDEGKVNHVGVSNVSVEQLETARDVVEIATVQNQYNIGDREHEEVLDYCEEHDIGFIPWAPLGSGDLDGLDEVADNHDATEYQVGLAWLLQHSPVMLPIPGTSSIDHLEENVAASDIDLTDEEIETIES, via the coding sequence ATGGCAACCGAAAACCGGAGCGACACGTTCGATATCGGCGGTGAAGATACTGTTCATCGACTGGGCTACGGCGCGATGCGACTCACCGGCGAGGAGATCATCGGTCCGCCGGACGACGAAGAGGAGGCCAAGGACGTCCTCCAGCGGGCCACCGAGTTGGGTGTGGACTTCATCGACACCGCCGATTCGTACGGGCCAGCGGTCTCGGAACGACTCATCGGCGAGGCGCTCGCGCCCTACGAGGACGTCTTCGTGGCGACGAAAGGCGGACTCTGGCGCGACGACCGCGACGCCTCGTGGCCGCGCTGTGGCCAGCCGGGCTACATCCGCAATTCGATTCTCGGGAGTCTCGACCGGCTCAAAGTGGACCAGATCGACCTCTATCAGTATCACCGCCCGGACCCCGACATCGACTACGCCGAAGCCGTCGAGACCTTCGCCGACCTCACAGACGAGGGGAAGGTCAACCACGTCGGCGTCTCGAACGTCTCGGTCGAGCAGCTCGAAACCGCGCGCGACGTAGTGGAGATCGCCACCGTCCAGAACCAGTACAACATCGGCGACCGCGAGCACGAGGAGGTTCTCGACTACTGCGAGGAGCATGATATCGGATTCATCCCGTGGGCACCGCTCGGCTCGGGCGACCTCGACGGTCTCGACGAAGTCGCCGACAACCACGACGCGACCGAGTATCAGGTCGGGCTCGCGTGGCTGCTCCAGCACTCGCCCGTGATGCTTCCGATTCCCGGTACCTCGAGTATCGACCACCTCGAAGAGAACGTCGCCGCAAGCGACATCGACCTCACCGACGAGGAAATCGAAACCATCGAGAGCTGA
- a CDS encoding NADH:flavin oxidoreductase/NADH oxidase yields MTADLFAPLELRETTIPNRVMVSPMCQYSCEDRDGLATDWHLVHLGSRASGGAGVVMTEATAVEARGRISPEDLGIWSDAHADALAPVAEFVKSQGSVPAIQLAHAGRKASKSRPWDGSEPLQPDEGGWETIAPSREPWPYESGATETAAMTQDDIEDVIDSFRTAAEHADEAGFDIAEVHAAHGYLLHEFLSPVTNHRTDDYGGDFEGRSRLVREVTAAVREVWPDDKPVFVRISATDWLPERNSWTVEDSIRLTDDLAAAGADLIDVSAGGNDPDPQIPSRGPGYQLPYADRITRERESDIAVGAVGGISSPVQADALVRNGRADMAIVGREHLRDPYFSLHAADTLDRSEQIEPPIQYQRGF; encoded by the coding sequence ATGACAGCAGATCTCTTCGCGCCGCTCGAACTGCGCGAGACGACGATCCCGAACCGGGTGATGGTCTCTCCGATGTGTCAGTATTCTTGTGAGGATCGCGACGGGCTGGCGACCGACTGGCATCTCGTCCACCTCGGTAGTCGGGCGTCCGGCGGGGCCGGCGTCGTGATGACCGAGGCGACCGCGGTCGAGGCGCGCGGGCGCATCTCGCCGGAGGATCTGGGCATCTGGAGCGACGCCCATGCCGACGCGCTCGCGCCGGTAGCCGAGTTCGTCAAATCCCAGGGCTCGGTGCCGGCCATCCAGCTCGCCCACGCCGGCCGGAAGGCGTCGAAATCCCGACCGTGGGACGGTAGCGAGCCGCTTCAGCCCGACGAGGGCGGCTGGGAGACGATCGCCCCCAGCCGGGAGCCGTGGCCCTACGAAAGCGGGGCGACGGAAACGGCGGCGATGACGCAGGACGACATCGAGGACGTCATCGACTCCTTCAGGACTGCCGCCGAGCACGCCGACGAGGCGGGCTTCGATATCGCCGAGGTCCACGCCGCCCACGGCTACCTCCTCCACGAGTTCCTCTCGCCGGTCACCAACCACCGGACGGACGATTACGGCGGCGACTTCGAGGGCCGGAGCCGCTTGGTCCGCGAGGTGACGGCCGCGGTGCGGGAAGTCTGGCCCGACGACAAGCCCGTCTTCGTCCGTATCTCGGCGACCGACTGGCTGCCCGAGCGCAACTCGTGGACGGTCGAGGACTCGATCAGATTGACCGACGACCTCGCCGCGGCGGGCGCGGACCTCATCGACGTGAGCGCCGGCGGCAACGACCCCGACCCGCAGATCCCCTCCCGGGGACCGGGCTATCAGCTGCCCTACGCCGACCGCATCACCCGCGAGCGCGAGTCCGATATCGCCGTCGGGGCGGTCGGCGGCATCTCCTCCCCCGTTCAAGCCGACGCGCTCGTCCGCAACGGCCGGGCGGACATGGCCATCGTCGGCCGCGAGCATCTCAGGGACCCGTATTTCTCGCTGCACGCCGCCGATACCCTCGACCGGTCGGAACAGATCGAGCCACCCATTCAGTACCAGCGCGGGTTCTGA
- the hisF gene encoding imidazole glycerol phosphate synthase subunit HisF, which translates to MALTKRVIPCIDVDLDEAGEPAVYTGVNFENLTYSGDPVEMARQYNEAGADEFVFLDITASADGRETMLDVVSRVADEVFIPLTVGGGIRTRADIRETLRAGADKVSINTGALQSPSLITEGAESFGSQCIVISVDARRRYDGEGEHFVTIDGESCWFECTVKGGREGTGIDVIEWAREAQNRGAGELFVNSIDADGTKEGYDIPLTRAVCETVSTPVIASSGCGGPADMTEVFTEAGADAALAASIFHFGEYSIREVKERLDEHGIPVRR; encoded by the coding sequence ATGGCGTTGACGAAGCGAGTCATTCCCTGTATCGACGTCGACCTCGACGAGGCGGGCGAGCCGGCGGTCTACACCGGCGTGAACTTCGAGAACCTGACCTACTCGGGCGACCCCGTCGAGATGGCGCGCCAGTACAACGAGGCGGGGGCCGACGAGTTCGTCTTCCTCGACATCACCGCGAGCGCCGACGGCCGCGAGACGATGCTCGACGTCGTCTCGCGTGTCGCGGACGAGGTGTTCATTCCCCTGACAGTAGGCGGCGGCATCCGCACCCGCGCGGATATAAGGGAGACCCTCCGGGCGGGCGCGGACAAGGTCTCCATCAACACGGGCGCACTCCAGAGTCCAAGTCTCATCACCGAGGGCGCAGAATCGTTCGGCAGCCAGTGTATCGTCATCTCGGTCGACGCGCGCCGCCGCTACGACGGCGAGGGCGAACACTTCGTCACCATCGACGGCGAATCGTGCTGGTTCGAGTGCACGGTGAAGGGTGGGCGCGAAGGGACGGGCATCGACGTGATCGAGTGGGCGCGCGAGGCCCAAAATCGCGGTGCGGGCGAACTGTTCGTCAACTCCATCGACGCCGATGGCACGAAGGAGGGGTACGACATCCCATTGACGCGCGCAGTCTGTGAGACCGTCTCGACGCCGGTCATCGCCTCCTCGGGCTGTGGCGGTCCCGCCGACATGACGGAGGTGTTCACCGAGGCGGGTGCGGACGCGGCGCTTGCGGCCTCGATTTTCCACTTCGGCGAGTATTCGATTCGGGAGGTCAAGGAACGTCTCGACGAGCATGGGATACCGGTCCGACGCTAA